Proteins found in one Syntrophales bacterium genomic segment:
- the cas5 gene encoding CRISPR-associated protein Cas5 — protein MQQYEIALEIAGATAMWTRPDTGDCPVSYPAPTYSAVKGIFESMLWGPAVQIIPTKVEICAPVQYHNYQTNYGGPLRKSRVIAEGGGFQLLATVLIDVCYRLYAEVLPPPNIARNCVPDKARQWDGKTTSPGHAYREIFNRRLRRGQCFTIPFLGWKEFGPSYFGAFRETTRVQSDIHMVIPSMLREVFSEGYASKCAFTYEQDVKITAGMMVFSGEGGHHAK, from the coding sequence ATGCAACAATACGAAATAGCATTGGAGATAGCCGGGGCCACCGCTATGTGGACACGGCCTGACACAGGCGACTGCCCAGTAAGTTATCCAGCGCCAACATACTCGGCCGTCAAGGGCATCTTCGAATCGATGCTTTGGGGGCCAGCGGTGCAGATCATTCCAACAAAAGTCGAAATATGCGCTCCTGTCCAATACCACAACTATCAGACGAACTATGGCGGTCCGCTTCGAAAATCTCGTGTCATCGCCGAAGGGGGTGGATTCCAGCTTCTGGCAACGGTACTGATTGATGTTTGCTATAGGCTATACGCAGAAGTGTTACCTCCTCCCAATATTGCTAGGAACTGTGTTCCTGATAAGGCGCGGCAATGGGATGGGAAAACAACGTCACCGGGCCATGCCTATCGGGAAATTTTTAATCGTCGCCTCAGGCGGGGGCAATGCTTCACCATCCCGTTTCTTGGCTGGAAGGAGTTTGGACCGAGCTACTTCGGGGCATTTCGAGAGACAACGAGGGTTCAGAGCGATATACATATGGTGATCCCCTCCATGTTGCGAGAGGTTTTTTCCGAAGGCTACGCGTCAAAATGCGCATTCACCTATGAACAGGACGTCAAGATCACTGCGGGGATGATGGTGTTTTCTGGGGAAGGAGGCCACCATGCTAAATGA
- a CDS encoding type I CRISPR-associated protein Cas7: MNDNIKRSTGLLIIEVVNSNPNGDPDRESDPRQRPNGLGEISPVSFKRKLRDLVENTEGPVFTAVCEKLGLNKDEFKILESRERVRKDISAEMAKDIKDFDQKEFLNSPFVKKYWDGRLFGNTFLEEGGNKGYIKTGVAQFTMGLSVAPILIQRHTNTNKAGVEEGKTQGMAPLAYRVVEHGVYCMPFYVNPSHAHKSGCTQKDVDLMKALIPFAYDHTRSAIRPDVRIRHAWYMEHQDSLGSCADWKLIDALTPKRKGNDPMQPSTSWNDYSVPVDLPDDLKGKVSFSDLMGAV; this comes from the coding sequence ATGAACGACAATATCAAACGTTCTACTGGCCTCTTGATCATCGAAGTAGTGAATTCCAACCCGAACGGCGATCCCGACCGCGAGAGTGATCCGCGCCAGCGTCCCAACGGTCTCGGCGAAATCTCGCCGGTATCCTTCAAGCGAAAACTCCGCGACCTGGTTGAAAATACCGAAGGACCTGTCTTTACGGCCGTGTGCGAAAAACTTGGTTTGAACAAGGACGAGTTTAAGATTCTCGAATCGAGGGAACGCGTCAGAAAAGATATCTCCGCTGAAATGGCTAAAGACATAAAGGATTTTGATCAGAAAGAATTCTTGAATAGTCCATTTGTCAAGAAGTATTGGGATGGTCGTCTTTTTGGAAATACCTTTCTCGAAGAAGGCGGCAACAAGGGATATATCAAGACAGGTGTGGCTCAATTTACGATGGGTCTTTCGGTAGCCCCCATCCTGATTCAACGCCACACCAATACGAACAAAGCTGGGGTGGAGGAAGGCAAGACACAGGGGATGGCGCCGTTGGCATACCGGGTGGTCGAGCATGGTGTGTATTGCATGCCATTCTACGTAAATCCGAGCCATGCTCACAAATCCGGATGCACACAGAAGGATGTCGATTTGATGAAGGCGCTTATTCCCTTTGCCTACGATCACACCCGTTCGGCTATCCGCCCAGATGTTCGCATCCGGCATGCCTGGTATATGGAACACCAGGACTCGCTTGGAAGTTGCGCCGATTGGAAGTTGATTGACGCCCTGACCCCAAAGCGCAAGGGAAATGATCCGATGCAGCCTTCGACTTCGTGGAACGACTACAGCGTACCGGTTGATCTTCCGGATGATCTTAAAGGAAAAGTCTCATTTTCCGACTTGATGGGGGCTGTTTGA